The genome window AAAGGCTGGTTATAATGTGGTTTTAGGAGCTGCTGATACTTTTAGAGCTGCTGCTATCGATCAGTTACAAATTTGGGCAGATAGAGTAGGTGTGCCTATTGTAAAACAACAAATGGGTAGTGATCCAGCTTCTGTGGCATTTGATACATTACAAAGTGCTGTAGCACAAAATGCCGATGTTGTAATAATTGATACGGCTGGACGTTTACATAATAAAGTAGGTTTGATGAACGAACTTTCTAAAGTTAAAAAAGTAATGCAAAAAGTGGTTGGAAATACACCTAATGATGTACTTTTGGTTTTAGATGGATCTACAGGTCAAAATGCTTTTGAACAAGCAAAACAATTTACAGCCGCTACTGAGGTTTCTTGTTTAGCTGTTACAAAATTAGACGGAACGGCAAAAGGTGGTGTTGTAATTGGAATTTCAGATCAGTTTCAAATTCCTGTTAAGTACATTGGAGTTGGAGAAGGTATTGAAGATTTACAAGTTTTCAATAAATATGAATTTGTAGATTCATTTTTTAAATAAGAAATAGTAAGTTACGAGATGGAACTTTTAAAATATAGAACGGTACAGCTTTTTTTGTTAGCTGTTGGAATGACCTTAGTTGCT of Flavobacterium channae contains these proteins:
- the ftsY gene encoding signal recognition particle-docking protein FtsY produces the protein MSFFKKIFSSDKKEQQISEEAKQTLDKGLEKSKTSFFSKLTKAVAGKSKVDAEVLDNLEEILVSSDVGVNTTLKIIERIEERVSRDKYLGTEELNGILREEIAGLLSETNSGEGTQFEIPANTKPYVIMVVGVNGVGKTTTIGKLAYQFKKAGYNVVLGAADTFRAAAIDQLQIWADRVGVPIVKQQMGSDPASVAFDTLQSAVAQNADVVIIDTAGRLHNKVGLMNELSKVKKVMQKVVGNTPNDVLLVLDGSTGQNAFEQAKQFTAATEVSCLAVTKLDGTAKGGVVIGISDQFQIPVKYIGVGEGIEDLQVFNKYEFVDSFFK